A DNA window from Candidatus Sulfidibacterium hydrothermale contains the following coding sequences:
- a CDS encoding aspartate kinase, protein MKTIGEIVKQLIRETPFMEEALEEGLVNISALSRKLKPQVEAELGKEVQTGAIVMAIKRYDPGYNYNLKFGIKQFVSNLGDLIVQSGLMHYTFENSNTLAEKHRELVNSISGDQIYYSVSRGIFETTVVVSNSTAHLVEKIFAGEKLIFQKFGLSSITLRLPKKRDETTGFFYYILKNIALENINIEELISTTNEFTILVREKDIDHAFSILMRLKKSKNQGSPAL, encoded by the coding sequence ATGAAAACAATTGGTGAAATTGTAAAGCAATTAATCAGAGAAACCCCTTTTATGGAGGAGGCACTGGAAGAAGGTTTGGTGAATATTTCTGCCTTGTCGAGAAAGCTAAAACCTCAGGTTGAAGCCGAACTGGGAAAAGAGGTGCAGACCGGTGCCATTGTGATGGCTATTAAAAGGTACGATCCCGGATACAATTACAATCTTAAATTCGGAATCAAACAATTTGTCAGTAATCTGGGGGATTTAATTGTTCAATCGGGATTGATGCATTACACTTTTGAAAATTCCAACACTCTGGCAGAAAAACACCGGGAACTGGTTAACAGTATTTCCGGCGACCAGATCTATTATTCGGTGTCACGCGGAATTTTCGAGACAACTGTAGTAGTAAGCAACTCGACCGCTCATCTTGTCGAAAAGATTTTTGCCGGGGAAAAATTGATCTTTCAAAAATTCGGTTTGTCTTCCATCACCCTAAGACTTCCCAAAAAGCGTGACGAAACCACCGGATTTTTCTATTATATTCTAAAAAATATTGCACTGGAAAATATCAATATCGAAGAACTCATCTCCACAACCAACGAGTTTACCATCCTGGTTCGTGAAAAAGATATTGATCATGCTTTTTCCATTCTTATGCGGTTGAAAAAGTCCAAAAATCAAGGCTCTCCTGCTTTATAG
- a CDS encoding DMT family transporter — translation MQKIISRQKAFLLALLAVLFWSTISSAIKLTLKFLSFESLLFWAVTSAVVVLFVMNRMGKEPVHWKQLSKNDWLLSALMGFFNPFLYYLVLFKAYQLLEAQEAGTLNYIWPVVLVLFSIFFLKQKISIWAVVALLVSFFGLIVIVTAGRPFSLHFHHPLGAALAVGSAVFWAAYWILNMKDSREESGKILLNMLFGLFYLSVYFALRGKWPQIPSLYGWAGTVYIGIFEMSLTFVIWLKALNYSEDTAKVSNLIYLSPFLGLFWIQQTVGEHIHGYTLVGLAFIVGGIVLQQGQKRISSTKTK, via the coding sequence ATGCAAAAAATCATTTCCCGGCAAAAGGCTTTTCTTTTGGCGTTGTTGGCTGTTTTGTTTTGGTCTACTATCAGCTCGGCCATCAAGCTGACATTGAAATTCCTGTCGTTTGAGAGCTTGTTGTTTTGGGCGGTAACGAGTGCTGTGGTAGTGCTTTTTGTGATGAACCGTATGGGAAAAGAACCGGTGCATTGGAAACAGCTTTCGAAGAATGACTGGCTGCTTTCGGCACTCATGGGGTTTTTTAATCCGTTTTTGTATTATCTCGTGCTTTTTAAAGCTTATCAGTTGTTGGAAGCACAGGAAGCCGGCACCCTTAACTATATCTGGCCGGTGGTGCTGGTGCTGTTTTCTATTTTCTTTTTAAAACAAAAAATCAGCATTTGGGCGGTTGTGGCGCTGTTGGTTAGTTTTTTCGGCCTCATTGTAATCGTAACCGCCGGACGGCCTTTTTCGTTACATTTTCATCATCCGTTGGGAGCTGCTCTGGCGGTGGGAAGTGCTGTTTTTTGGGCGGCATACTGGATTTTAAACATGAAAGATTCGCGCGAAGAATCCGGGAAAATATTGCTGAATATGCTGTTTGGCCTTTTTTATCTGTCGGTTTATTTTGCCTTGCGCGGAAAATGGCCGCAGATTCCGTCGCTTTACGGTTGGGCCGGCACCGTTTATATCGGCATCTTTGAAATGAGCCTCACCTTTGTTATCTGGCTGAAAGCGCTCAATTATTCTGAAGATACGGCCAAAGTAAGCAACCTGATTTATCTGTCACCGTTTCTCGGGCTGTTCTGGATTCAGCAAACCGTAGGCGAACATATTCACGGATATACCCTGGTGGGGTTGGCTTTTATTGTCGGCGGTATTGTTTTGCAACAAGGGCAAAAAAGAATTTCTTCAACAAAAACAAAATAA
- a CDS encoding glycoside hydrolase family 20 zincin-like fold domain-containing protein: MKTFLYSVLFLFLTVLFPTQETWGQTAQKPLHLIPQPKEIAWGNGAFTFAPGMKIFVTRPSDSTLIFAVNQLLQEAKQDMNLSLRYSPKVRKSAVLAGLPGQSKKFDKQAASLMKKVKSCGSEGYVLQISPKKIILLANTNDGIFYGIQTLRQLIRANRKGNSLPALTIVDKPALRFRGWQDDISRGPIPTLAFLKKEIRNMAFFKMNVFTLYTENVFRLKSHPDLAPRDGITAAEIKELSAYARKYHVNLIGNFQAFGHFRKILENPEYKHLAETPSVISPASPETYKLLGDILKEIASAYSSKYFMINCDEVFGLGSGPAKTMVDTMGLAGVYAYHINKLVQILKPFHKTILMWGDIARDYPQIISKLPKNIIVLPWAYQAAPSFKNEIEPFKKSGMHFWVAPGVSCWGQIFPRLSTAEVNISHFVRDGKAMGAKGMLNTTWDDDGENLFSMNWLPLAWGAACSWNPVMSKNDTAMNRRYRTFTQAFDPLFYGSDAGVTQNMLKLDRLHKNPAAGGLIDHAFWKPLFAKINTRRPETYLLYADSLKKETTQLIQHFKKAKEKAVRNKANIDYLIFAAERVRFLSEKNKLRCYLTCPAERKQLTQSGLKKTLDTLENQLTSLKQTYTMLWNRENRPYWLNRNLAKYDQLEKALQAVPYHVFIQADTDYFAPVRRVTLQGLFPGSKILYTTGNTLSDTSWRMYQNPIQIKQTDTLKACMAPAASHHPVFRKVIRIYNGPVAHITLKYPFSGRYKARGVISLVDGIRGTKNFRDGRWLGFQKTDFDVEITLKKPLDADTVSITFLQSMRSWILFPEWVSCSVSKDGKKYFSAGKKYNTISWHRAGSWIQTFSFPIQQKDIRFIRIHAKNVGKLPEWHPAAGGKAWLFTDEISIKTERGSKQ, translated from the coding sequence ATGAAAACTTTTTTGTATTCCGTTCTTTTTCTGTTTCTTACCGTTTTGTTTCCCACGCAGGAAACTTGGGGACAAACTGCACAAAAGCCGTTGCATCTGATTCCTCAGCCAAAAGAAATAGCGTGGGGAAACGGGGCGTTTACCTTTGCACCGGGAATGAAAATATTCGTTACCCGTCCTTCCGATTCAACATTGATTTTTGCCGTAAACCAGTTGTTGCAGGAAGCTAAACAAGACATGAACCTGTCGCTTCGTTACAGCCCGAAAGTGCGAAAGTCGGCTGTTCTGGCCGGATTGCCCGGACAAAGCAAAAAATTTGACAAGCAGGCGGCATCTTTGATGAAAAAAGTAAAATCATGCGGCAGCGAAGGCTATGTTTTACAGATAAGTCCGAAAAAAATCATCCTGCTGGCCAACACGAACGACGGCATATTTTACGGAATACAAACTTTACGTCAACTGATACGGGCCAACCGGAAAGGAAATTCGTTGCCGGCTTTAACCATTGTGGACAAACCTGCACTGCGCTTCCGCGGATGGCAGGACGACATCAGCCGGGGCCCCATCCCGACGCTGGCATTTCTGAAAAAAGAAATCAGGAACATGGCGTTTTTCAAAATGAATGTTTTCACCCTTTATACCGAAAATGTCTTCCGGTTAAAATCGCATCCCGACCTGGCGCCCCGCGATGGAATTACGGCAGCAGAAATAAAAGAGCTGTCGGCTTACGCCCGAAAATATCATGTGAATCTTATCGGAAACTTTCAGGCTTTCGGCCATTTCCGGAAAATACTGGAAAACCCCGAATATAAACACCTTGCCGAAACGCCTTCGGTGATATCGCCGGCTTCTCCGGAAACCTACAAACTGCTGGGTGATATTTTAAAAGAAATTGCATCGGCATACAGCAGCAAATATTTTATGATTAACTGCGACGAAGTTTTTGGACTGGGAAGCGGCCCGGCCAAAACCATGGTGGACACCATGGGATTGGCGGGCGTTTATGCTTACCACATCAACAAGCTGGTGCAGATATTGAAACCTTTTCATAAAACCATTTTGATGTGGGGCGACATTGCCCGTGATTATCCCCAAATTATTTCAAAGTTGCCCAAAAACATTATTGTTTTGCCGTGGGCATATCAGGCAGCGCCTTCTTTTAAAAACGAAATTGAACCGTTTAAAAAATCGGGCATGCATTTTTGGGTGGCGCCGGGGGTGAGCTGCTGGGGACAAATTTTTCCGAGACTTTCAACGGCCGAAGTCAACATTTCGCATTTTGTGAGAGACGGCAAAGCCATGGGCGCCAAAGGAATGCTGAACACCACCTGGGACGATGACGGCGAAAATCTGTTTTCCATGAACTGGCTTCCGCTGGCCTGGGGCGCCGCTTGTTCCTGGAACCCGGTGATGTCGAAAAACGACACGGCGATGAACCGGCGTTACCGTACTTTTACACAGGCTTTTGATCCGCTGTTTTACGGTTCGGATGCCGGGGTGACGCAAAATATGCTGAAGCTGGACCGTCTCCATAAAAATCCTGCCGCCGGCGGCCTTATCGACCACGCTTTCTGGAAACCGCTGTTTGCAAAAATCAATACCCGCCGGCCCGAAACGTATCTGCTTTATGCCGACTCGCTTAAAAAAGAAACGACACAGCTCATTCAGCATTTCAAAAAAGCCAAAGAAAAAGCCGTACGAAACAAAGCCAACATTGATTATCTGATTTTTGCGGCTGAAAGAGTTCGCTTTCTTTCTGAAAAAAACAAACTGCGTTGTTATCTGACCTGTCCGGCTGAGAGAAAACAGCTTACCCAATCGGGACTGAAAAAAACACTGGACACGCTCGAAAATCAACTCACTAGTCTGAAACAGACTTACACGATGCTCTGGAACCGCGAAAACCGTCCTTATTGGCTCAACCGGAATCTGGCAAAATACGACCAGCTCGAAAAAGCACTTCAGGCGGTTCCGTATCATGTTTTTATCCAGGCCGACACCGACTATTTTGCTCCGGTTCGCCGGGTTACATTGCAGGGATTGTTTCCGGGCAGCAAAATTCTTTACACAACAGGCAATACGCTTTCGGATACTTCCTGGCGGATGTATCAAAACCCAATTCAAATAAAACAGACCGACACCCTAAAAGCCTGCATGGCACCGGCCGCTAGTCATCATCCGGTTTTCCGGAAAGTCATCAGGATATACAACGGGCCGGTGGCACACATCACCTTAAAATATCCTTTTTCCGGGCGATACAAAGCCCGCGGCGTGATTAGCCTGGTGGACGGCATCAGAGGAACAAAAAATTTCAGGGACGGACGCTGGCTCGGATTTCAGAAAACCGATTTTGATGTTGAAATAACCTTAAAAAAACCTCTTGATGCAGATACGGTTTCCATTACTTTCTTGCAAAGTATGCGCTCGTGGATTCTTTTTCCGGAATGGGTGAGCTGTTCCGTATCGAAAGACGGAAAAAAATATTTCAGCGCTGGGAAAAAATACAACACCATCAGCTGGCACCGGGCCGGATCGTGGATACAAACTTTTTCGTTTCCGATTCAACAAAAAGATATCCGGTTTATCCGGATTCATGCCAAAAACGTGGGAAAACTTCCCGAATGGCATCCCGCTGCCGGCGGAAAAGCCTGGCTGTTTACGGACGAAATTTCCATAAAAACGGAAAGAGGCTCAAAACAATGA
- a CDS encoding helix-turn-helix transcriptional regulator: MSRNNRKIIRELEALKKQIERLKENYLLRLQTLPEGQSPVPAKQAESAEWQEKNEKLLQYAIRAGNDNALYKTVSRELKKIIRSGEETVPVSALKEVLQKMEKVMKNSDHSEIFLQKFQKLYPHFFEHLLAAHPDLSKTEQKFCAYLRIRLNSHQIAQAMDVSMEAVRKNRYRIRKKLQLQADDSLEDYIARF, translated from the coding sequence ATGAGCAGAAATAACCGGAAAATTATCAGAGAGCTGGAAGCACTGAAAAAACAAATTGAACGGCTAAAAGAGAATTACCTTTTGCGTTTGCAAACTTTGCCGGAAGGTCAGTCACCGGTTCCCGCAAAACAAGCGGAATCTGCTGAATGGCAGGAGAAGAACGAAAAACTGCTTCAATATGCTATTCGTGCCGGAAATGATAATGCGCTGTACAAAACCGTTTCGCGTGAGCTGAAAAAGATTATTCGGTCAGGAGAGGAAACGGTGCCGGTTTCGGCTTTGAAAGAGGTTTTGCAGAAAATGGAAAAAGTGATGAAGAATTCAGATCATTCGGAGATTTTTCTGCAAAAGTTTCAGAAACTGTATCCCCATTTTTTTGAACATCTGCTGGCTGCTCATCCTGATCTTTCCAAAACCGAGCAAAAATTTTGTGCTTATTTGCGAATCCGGCTCAATTCTCACCAGATAGCGCAGGCTATGGATGTTTCTATGGAAGCTGTCCGGAAAAATCGCTACCGTATCCGGAAAAAATTGCAATTGCAGGCCGACGATTCTCTTGAAGATTATATTGCCCGGTTTTAA
- a CDS encoding sodium:solute symporter family protein translates to MKLSFWNLVMLIGYALVCIIIGLISTKGNRDEDYLIAGRKIGLFGFVSTVVASYIGGAAIVAYSAYVYQFGISAIAVFLGTAAGFLVFIPYALKLRKYSTTKQFLTLSDWFYFKYDKKTGVVSAIILFVVYFGMLLNQFIAGSSILSHISGWSYETALMISASVITIYLFAGGFKSVVKTDVFQYIIMFILFLLLAYVLLKGNHDFSYELTDLSDMNPGMTIAFILFGILIIFQSAEYWQRVYAAKNEKVVKVGFVTSAALVLVTGLAITIVGLSAHYEVPGIAPRDAFAEGLKVLAPEKFIGAGLVLLFAAIMSSADTIIFVLASSVAKDYISHFSKKEVTQHRLKMQTKIFIVLFSFVGFLLAFYFRSIINVILFITGVGFTIIPAAIASFHYKIENEAALASFISGVAYVFILLVTGNLLPELSIASFVVAILFLIVFQLIYRKKNAVT, encoded by the coding sequence ATGAAACTTTCTTTTTGGAATTTGGTCATGTTGATAGGCTATGCTTTGGTGTGTATTATCATTGGCCTGATAAGTACCAAAGGTAACCGCGATGAAGATTATTTAATTGCCGGCAGAAAAATCGGTCTTTTTGGTTTTGTGTCTACCGTAGTAGCCAGTTACATTGGCGGAGCGGCCATTGTGGCTTACTCGGCGTATGTTTACCAGTTTGGTATTTCGGCTATTGCCGTTTTTCTGGGAACTGCTGCCGGATTTCTTGTTTTTATTCCTTATGCCTTAAAGTTAAGAAAGTATAGTACGACCAAGCAGTTTCTGACTTTGTCGGATTGGTTTTATTTTAAATATGACAAAAAAACGGGTGTGGTTTCTGCGATCATCTTGTTTGTGGTTTATTTCGGGATGTTGTTGAACCAGTTTATTGCCGGGAGCAGTATATTATCGCATATCAGCGGATGGAGTTATGAAACGGCCCTCATGATATCGGCTTCGGTGATTACCATATATCTTTTTGCCGGCGGTTTTAAATCGGTGGTAAAAACTGATGTGTTTCAGTACATTATCATGTTTATCCTTTTTCTGTTGCTTGCTTATGTTTTGTTAAAGGGAAACCATGACTTTTCGTATGAGCTAACCGATCTTTCTGATATGAATCCGGGTATGACCATTGCTTTTATCCTGTTTGGGATACTGATTATTTTCCAGTCGGCCGAATACTGGCAGCGGGTATATGCTGCCAAGAACGAAAAAGTGGTAAAAGTAGGATTTGTTACTTCGGCTGCGTTGGTGCTGGTAACCGGTTTGGCGATTACTATTGTAGGTCTCTCAGCGCATTATGAGGTCCCGGGAATTGCTCCGCGTGATGCTTTTGCCGAAGGTTTAAAAGTATTGGCTCCTGAAAAGTTTATCGGTGCAGGTTTGGTTTTGCTTTTTGCTGCCATTATGAGTTCGGCCGATACCATCATTTTCGTACTGGCTTCCAGTGTGGCAAAAGATTATATTTCCCATTTTTCTAAAAAAGAAGTAACACAGCACCGGCTGAAAATGCAAACCAAGATTTTTATCGTTTTATTTTCATTTGTGGGATTTTTGCTGGCTTTTTATTTCAGGAGCATCATTAACGTTATTTTGTTTATTACCGGAGTAGGGTTTACGATTATTCCGGCAGCCATTGCTTCTTTCCATTATAAAATAGAAAATGAGGCAGCCCTGGCCAGTTTTATTTCCGGAGTGGCTTATGTGTTCATTTTACTTGTTACGGGAAATCTTTTACCGGAACTAAGTATTGCTTCGTTTGTTGTTGCTATTTTGTTTTTGATTGTTTTTCAGTTAATTTACCGGAAAAAGAATGCGGTAACTTAA
- a CDS encoding C40 family peptidase, translating to MKHLIIFLIAIVMLGSCSETSERSLVSEVKGNVDSLQKVFAPDTRVALWRVSVVRQQNGAVAVQGVVENNEAKKALLQLKNQFPGVRCDISLLPEKQWKNKVALINNSVSSIRRKTTRASEMLNQALLGTPLKVFQKKGEWYLIQTPDRYLGWINQADIVLFTQEDLQRYENHSKMVYNRQYGFSYSKPDTHSLVVSDLAVGCILPVIATKGTFYQVKYPDGRVAFVKKTEAVNFDNFIHRKPTPESLVNTALKFNGIPYLWGGRSSKAIDCSGFTSTIYYLNGILLQRDASQQTHFGKEITTHFEFKGLRPGDLLFFGRKAKENQPEKVTHVAMYIGGGRFIHSSGKVRISSMDPASSEYAGEYAPRFVRAVRIIGQVNGTTIQRLEDNPFFQMLKTK from the coding sequence ATGAAGCATTTGATAATTTTTCTGATAGCGATAGTGATGTTGGGTTCCTGCTCCGAAACCAGTGAGAGATCATTGGTTTCGGAGGTAAAGGGAAATGTGGATTCGCTGCAGAAAGTGTTTGCCCCGGATACACGGGTGGCTTTGTGGCGTGTTTCAGTTGTCCGTCAGCAAAATGGAGCGGTTGCCGTACAGGGTGTTGTAGAAAATAATGAAGCCAAAAAGGCTTTGCTTCAGCTGAAAAATCAATTTCCGGGAGTTCGTTGTGATATTTCCTTGTTGCCCGAAAAGCAATGGAAAAATAAGGTTGCGCTCATAAATAATTCCGTTTCAAGCATTCGCAGGAAAACCACACGGGCTTCCGAAATGTTGAATCAGGCATTGTTGGGTACGCCATTAAAGGTGTTTCAGAAAAAAGGCGAATGGTATTTGATTCAAACGCCGGATCGTTACTTGGGCTGGATAAATCAGGCCGATATTGTTCTCTTTACCCAGGAAGATTTGCAGCGTTACGAAAATCATTCCAAAATGGTATATAACCGGCAATATGGTTTTTCTTATTCGAAACCCGATACGCATTCGCTTGTGGTCAGTGATTTGGCTGTGGGATGCATTTTGCCGGTGATTGCAACCAAAGGAACTTTTTACCAGGTAAAATATCCGGATGGGAGAGTGGCATTTGTGAAAAAGACAGAAGCTGTTAATTTTGACAACTTTATTCATCGAAAACCTACTCCGGAAAGTTTGGTAAATACAGCTTTAAAATTCAACGGTATTCCGTACCTCTGGGGAGGACGTTCTTCCAAAGCGATTGATTGCAGTGGTTTTACTTCTACCATTTATTATCTGAATGGAATTCTTTTACAGCGTGACGCATCGCAGCAAACCCATTTCGGGAAAGAGATTACCACGCATTTTGAGTTTAAAGGCTTGCGGCCGGGAGATTTGTTGTTCTTTGGCCGGAAAGCAAAAGAAAATCAACCGGAAAAGGTAACCCATGTGGCGATGTATATCGGTGGTGGTCGCTTTATTCATTCTTCCGGAAAAGTACGCATCAGCAGTATGGATCCCGCAAGTTCGGAATATGCCGGAGAGTATGCTCCCCGTTTTGTGAGAGCCGTGCGTATTATCGGACAGGTGAATGGAACAACGATACAACGATTGGAAGATAATCCGTTTTTTCAAATGCTTAAAACAAAATAA
- the lysA gene encoding diaminopimelate decarboxylase: MFNKALYQYFLQVETPFYFYDISLLHKSLDNLTRAAGKYDYHIHYAIKANANDRVLQIIKDYGLGADCVSGNEVKKAVEMGIPSEKVVFAGVGKSDAEIIYAIDQSIFSFNCESIEEIEVINEWGRKKQKVVPVSLRLNPDIDAITHKYLTTGLPENKFGIPLQFLDRVIRRVNSLSHIQLIGLHFHIGSQIRELAPYIELCEKVNSIQDIIYKKHGLLLEHINLGGGLGINYEDPDAEPIPDFEHFFDTIHEHLKVREGQKVHFELGRSVVGQMGSLISKVLYIKKGLNKEFMILDAGMTDLIRPALYGAQHKIQNISRPGAQIKNYKYDVVGPVCETSDSFDDDVMLPKTKRGDLVAIRSTGAYGEIMVSQYTLRNKPKAVYSDEIRTASGNPLVIDEIV, from the coding sequence TTGTTCAACAAAGCATTATATCAGTATTTTTTGCAGGTGGAAACGCCCTTTTATTTTTATGATATATCCTTGCTACACAAAAGTTTAGATAACCTCACCCGTGCAGCCGGAAAATATGACTATCATATTCATTATGCGATTAAAGCAAATGCCAATGATCGGGTGCTGCAAATCATTAAAGATTACGGACTGGGTGCCGATTGTGTCAGCGGAAATGAAGTGAAGAAAGCAGTGGAAATGGGGATTCCGTCCGAAAAAGTGGTTTTTGCCGGTGTGGGAAAAAGCGACGCAGAAATTATTTATGCCATCGATCAATCGATTTTCAGTTTTAATTGTGAATCGATTGAAGAGATCGAAGTGATTAACGAATGGGGCCGTAAAAAACAAAAAGTGGTCCCGGTTTCCCTTCGGTTAAATCCGGATATTGATGCCATTACGCATAAATATCTCACAACGGGTTTGCCGGAAAACAAGTTCGGAATTCCACTTCAGTTTCTTGACCGGGTTATCCGGCGGGTCAACAGCCTTTCGCATATCCAGCTTATCGGTTTGCATTTTCATATCGGTTCACAAATCAGGGAACTGGCTCCGTATATTGAATTGTGCGAAAAAGTAAACAGCATTCAGGACATTATTTATAAGAAACACGGTTTGTTGCTTGAGCATATTAATTTAGGCGGTGGACTGGGAATCAATTATGAAGATCCGGATGCTGAGCCTATTCCCGATTTTGAACATTTTTTCGATACGATTCATGAGCATCTGAAAGTACGCGAAGGACAAAAGGTTCATTTTGAACTGGGACGCTCGGTAGTTGGCCAAATGGGCAGCTTGATTTCTAAAGTGCTGTACATAAAAAAAGGACTGAATAAAGAGTTTATGATACTGGATGCCGGTATGACCGATCTTATCCGGCCGGCGTTGTATGGAGCACAACATAAAATTCAGAATATCTCCAGACCGGGAGCGCAGATAAAAAATTATAAATATGATGTAGTGGGACCGGTTTGTGAAACTTCTGATAGCTTTGATGATGATGTAATGCTTCCGAAAACCAAAAGAGGCGATCTTGTGGCTATCAGAAGTACGGGAGCCTATGGGGAAATAATGGTATCACAATATACTTTACGAAATAAACCCAAAGCGGTTTATTCTGACGAAATTAGAACAGCAAGCGGTAATCCGTTGGTGATCGATGAAATAGTATGA
- a CDS encoding T9SS type A sorting domain-containing protein: MVPVQNTAPDMPACRILSLVSDSMHNLSAVDTAFVNIDWTKPSGFSVSDGLDDADLDSTHVTTKISGHWASSSDINSGIAAYRYCVGTAPGHDDIVGWRENQLKQDFTVDGLSLTPGDTCYISVVAINGASLVSDTMVSDGVRILQPLAVGNYQQSGRLSVFPVPVENHLVWLKTTQKITEAPVLMNLSGKMLPVKTEQAGKYLWKMDVTGIPPGIYFVRVKTQKGFTTQKLLITRQK, translated from the coding sequence ATGGTACCTGTTCAGAATACTGCCCCGGATATGCCGGCTTGCCGTATTCTTTCGTTGGTGTCTGATTCTATGCATAATCTTTCGGCAGTGGATACCGCTTTTGTTAATATCGACTGGACAAAACCTTCCGGTTTTTCGGTTTCTGACGGGCTGGATGATGCGGATCTGGACTCTACTCATGTCACAACAAAAATTTCAGGACACTGGGCATCCTCCTCGGATATTAATTCGGGTATTGCAGCCTATCGTTATTGTGTGGGAACGGCTCCCGGGCATGATGATATTGTGGGATGGAGAGAGAATCAGTTGAAACAAGATTTCACCGTCGACGGACTTTCGCTGACTCCGGGCGATACTTGTTATATTTCGGTGGTGGCGATTAATGGGGCTTCACTGGTTTCTGACACGATGGTTTCTGACGGGGTACGTATTTTGCAGCCGCTGGCTGTCGGTAATTACCAGCAATCCGGCAGACTTTCTGTTTTTCCGGTTCCCGTTGAAAATCACCTTGTTTGGTTGAAAACAACGCAAAAAATAACCGAAGCACCGGTATTGATGAATCTTTCCGGTAAAATGCTGCCGGTAAAAACAGAGCAAGCCGGCAAATATTTGTGGAAAATGGATGTGACAGGTATCCCGCCCGGAATTTATTTTGTCCGGGTAAAAACACAGAAAGGATTTACAACACAAAAACTTCTGATCACCCGGCAAAAATAA